AAATATaccattattttatttacttgtatattttatattaacattTGAAACAAGAGGGTCCTTGAGTTTATTCTCTATGCAAGTTCTTTCAAGGATTTACACCTGTTCTGGTGAACAATGAAATTGAGGAACATATCAAGGATTTGGTTTCCATTCTTTGTTAGGATATTGATGTAGAACCAGTTAGATAAAGAGAGATTAGGGGTTGAGAAGGACATTCTCAAAAGACAGAGAAACAATATTCTCTAGATAAACAAATTCTCCAACTTCATTATTGTCAATAGTAATCCCTTAATAATCTCTCCTAATAACATACCTAGAAGACATAGGTATTTATGGTATAATATTATTCCTACTTATATTGAGAAGAGGAATCCTTAAACAAGATTACTGTAATGAAGTACTAATTATCAATCCAAGTCAAAATAAAATTCCTAAATGACGATATGCTATACCTAATAGAACTCCAAAACAATAGAAATGTAAACTTCCTTGTTCTACAATGGATATAATTCCCTCTGTTTGTCTATGAAAACACATTATATAATGTTGCTATGTATTCAAGCTGGgaaaaaatttttagaattatgaCATTCGGTTTTTGCAGAGATGTTTGGGCCTTTATTTTGACCTGCAAAGTCCAATACTGCAGCCTTTATGATCAAGGGTAATTCTTTGTCtttgaaattttaaactttttgttTGCTGTACAAGCTATGCTTCTTGGCTTTTACTGTTTTGCTCTTTGATGCAAATATTGGTGTGTGTTCAACTACTAATTGGTTTTTAATCCTGTTTATTGATAATCTATAATGTGTATTTCATTTTCATTTGACAGATATACTTCAATAGGGAGCATATATGACACAATACCAAATTCAATGTTGTGTATAAATGACTCCGGTTGCAATACAAAATTTAAACCTGCATATTTGCTTTCTGATGGAAGATTAGAAAGAGCGGGAAGGGTAAAAAAGTCATCTCCTTCCATTCCTGGGCCTTTTTCTGTTGCTGGAGATATATCAGACAGTGTGGACCCACACAAAAATGGCATGCTTGTAGCCTCATTGATTGCTGTGGGAGATGAGATTCTGTAAGTTCCTTTTTAATTGGTTCTCCTCATATTATCTGTTCCTTGGATTTAGCTATTGCATTGCCCTCAAACTTATCAGGTTTTGCCATATTTTCTCTTAAGTAATTAATCCAGTTAATATGATATTTTGGATTTGCTATATAATTTTGTCTACTTGTTGAAACATATTTGCTCTACGACCACActttatttcctttttctttttcttttaaatatgttttttttttgtcgtAGTATTTCTATTAGTTTGTTAATTTTGCTTAAATATAAGGGTCTCCAGACTCAAGTTTGATTAGGTTTAATATTGATTCCAAATCttgctttatttttttgttttttttgagATTACACATTAGCATTTTAGCTTAGTTAAATAGTGGTTTATGATTTTAACGCACAATTTTGTCATCCACTTTAGGATATGGGGACAAAAAGGGTTCTCATTTTCTAACATAATATGAAGAGTATgcaaattattgaaattttattgaaCGTTGCCaagtatattatattattaattatgtttCTTAATTTCTACTACTTGTTACTGATTATGGTTCTGTTTCTTTATCTGTTCCATAGCTCAGGCACCGTTGAGGATCAATTGAGTACTTCATTGTGTAGAAAGCTCCTTTCTATTGGGTGGTCAGTATCACAAACCGTGATTGTCCAGAATGATGTGAGTTATTATCTAAATAATCTTTTGGTATTGTTAGTACTGACACAATtatgttatataatttttttctatgcTGTATCTGCTGGATAGAACtgaattcatattttattttggagaatatataataatgattggctttatattatttattactaGATGAGTTTTAGGTTTCATTTGGGACTCTAAAAATTGCATTATATCCACACCTTAAACCAACCTTTTATGACTTGTTATTTGCACCAGATAGATTCTGTTGCTGAAGAGGTTGAGCGACATAAATCTACCAATGATATggtaaaatattatactttattACTTTGTAATGTGATGAAGCTACCAATGGTAGATTTCTTTGTAATGAAGTTGTTGCtctctataattattgcttatAGGTATTTATATATGGAGGGGTAGGTCCATTGCACTCAGATGTTACCTCGGCTGGTGTTGCAAAGGCCTTTGGGGTTCGCTTGGTgcgtttttttcattttaagtgAACTTTCTTTTCCCTACTTCCCAAATCTGGGTTCATAGGTCAACTTCTATGGATCTTTATACAATCACATTTACACTTTACTAAACGTGTAACAGTTTCTTGAAGGCCTAACGGTAAAAAATGCCAAACCCTTTCCAGTTTTTCATTTGtctcatatttttaatttttagtgatTTTGATGTAGGCCCCTGATGAAGAATTTGAAGAATATCTTAAGCATCTTATCGGCGATTACTGCACTGGTGATCGAAATGAGGTAATTTGGTTTTAGAATGTTTTTGATGCTTTGGTTCTTGTAGAAAAAGAATAGAAAAGAGTtcgtattatatattttttgtgagAAGGAATGCATAAAGGACATGAATCTCATAGGAAGAATGCATTCACCATTGTAGGATCAAAGTTTACTCAGTTTGGGCAACTAATTTCTCATATTCATGCACCGCTCTATTTTGTAAATCAAACTAATGACAGATGCCATAATTATCTAGCTATTGGTgtcaattcaaaaaaaaaaaaaaaagaaactctaGATTTTTTtgcctttatttattttttctttttttttttgaaaacaaAGCCTTGCTTAAAGAAGGAAAGCCAAGTTAGTATAGGTTTCCTCAATTTAAATCTTGGTTGAATTTGTTTCTTCAGATGGCTTTGTTACCTGAAGGTATCACTGAATTATTGCATCATGAAAAGCTACTTGTTCCGATGGTACGTGTTTGGAGCTAAATTTTTGGCATTTAATATGTGGTTCTTACTCCTTTTcttaaataattgaattgataTGATTCATGAGGTTCTAGCCTGAATTACTAGCAACTAATGGTCTTTGCAGATTAAGTGCCAAAATGTAATTATTCTTGCGGCAACAGACAGTGCTGAGCTGGACAAGGAATGGGAGTGTTTGACTGAACTAGGAAAATCATATGGTCTGTTAGCTATAGGGGAACCATTTATATCAAGACGCTTAACAACAAATCTTTCAGACGTACGTATGAGGATTTCATATTTTGTACTTTTCAGCTTTGGCACTTCAACTATCTTGCCTTGTTGGTTATAAGTGGTAGATCTGAAGCTGTTTGCTTGCATTATCAACTTGTATAATATTTGTGCAATGAACTGCAGGTAGAAATTGCTCAACCCCTATCAAAACTTTGTCTTGAATTTCCTGATGTTAGTATTGGTATGTTCCCCTAAAATTATTACGTCTCATTTCTGAATACAATGTCTCCCTCCCATTCAAAACGTTTTTTTATGttccttttgcaatttgaaGGGGCTTACCGCAAATGCAGAAGAAATGGGTctctaataattaattttaaaggaAAGGTAAAAATATATCCAACTTACATTTAACTTTCATTTACAAGTTGTTCTTGTAACTATAAGTGCTTAACAAAACTGGTTGCAGAAGCGTGCGCGGATTGATTTAGCTGTAGAAGCATTATGCAAGATGTTCCCTTCAATAGCATTTACAGAAGTTAACTAAGTTGGTGGTTCTGCTTATCTTCGAATTGTTGATTTTGAAGCTTCAGAGGCCGAAAGCTTATTTCATGTTTTCATACTGGTTGTTCACAGCACGCATGGAGCAGGATGCATCATACGAGATGCTGCATCCGaaggtatttattttttttagtagaagaaaaaaaaaaaaaaaaaaaactgaggtAAAACCAAGTTGCTGGTGGTTCTGCTCACCTTGGCATTGGAGCTTTAGAAACTGTAGAAGCTAATGGCTTATTCAGTATTTGTACTGCTCTGCTACATTATGGCGTAGGAGGTCGTCTTGTAGTTGATCTGAAAATAATTGGTTTCCAAACCTGGCTGAACCTATAAACTGGTCCTGGTATTGggtctgaaatttaaaatttaatatatacaaTGCATTATTTCGAGTCTGTGCCACAAGTAATTttagcaaaaaaaaatatatatatatattgaaataaatagatgttattaaattttataaccaaAAAAGATgggattattttttttatatatattttggcAAATTATTGAAACGttttattagatttaaaattttaaaataattatattgtaaaaatataatattttacttactataaaattaaaaatatctttaagACCGTCAAAATTTTGCTTAATTCGATgataccatatatgtatatatgaacGGTTTCAGAATCAATCTTGCTTTTATAGtttgttttttataattttaaatgctaTATGCatggtaaatattttttttatatattttatatttgaaatttaaagtaacaaaataatgttataaaaaaattgtggGCTAAATAAATTAGATTTTGAATAAGAGGTTTCAAAACAATAGGGTTACTTTTAGGttggtttaattattttttatttaatgtcCCACGAACATGACCAGTGATGGACCTATCAGGGGGCAAGGAGCATTGGACCTcttgataatttaaaatttttcatggtATAGTTGTAATTTCTCAAGAGTATTTTACGTGGAGCTTTGATGGTGAACGTAACACCGTggcatttaaaattaaaatttataggaattagtaaatttttactGCTTTATTGAAAGATTTTCCCTTATTTTTAAACAATGAAACACTTGCAAATAAAAATCCCAAACGCGGTTGCGTTTTGGTCTCTTGTTTTCATTAATTTTGCTTTACTATTTTCCTTCTGAGATTCGACGGGTTCACTAAGATAGAACACTCAGATCAGGATTCAAACTCTCGATTTGAGAAAATCAACGAGCCGGGATTGGTGGTCAAGAAGTTAATGGAACTGATCGCTGATTCGAGCAAGTTAAGATTTTGGGAGGAGTTTTAGTGTGAGGTTTCCAAGAGAAGTTAAGTGATATCGAACTCAGGTTGATTTAGGGATATGTATACTCTTATTGTCCTGACACTTTCTCTTTCACGTTTTGTCAGATTGGATAGAGACATCCTTTTGATGGGTGAGTCAGGCGGCTCATTAATGATGGATAATCGTCTAATAAAAGTGGAGTTGGTTAGTCTATGTGTTGTCTTTTTGCTCGCGTCACATCAGCTCGTCCCATAGCATGCGCATTTATACCCTCGATAAGGATTAGTGGAGCCAACTATTGTGATGAAAGTTTGTATTTATCCCCTGATCAGATCAAATTATACTCAATTTGTTCAGCATTTACCAGGGTTGATTCTTAGGTTGTTAAGGACCCGGCGGACTGAGGACACGTGCTCTGATCATAGAGTCTTATATCTCATATGTTATCAAATGTCCTTTCACTTCTCTGAAGGTTATTTATGACGgttagtgtaacagcccggcctttctctgggtccggcactgttaccgctcacggcccagggctatccctcgcctgacctcttgccacctcgggctttccactggcgtcgtgagcagctcttaacatcccttcaccctcacgggttccaggcaggatttgtccccttgggttctcgtcaaacgcatccttccccaagtggatttggcccaaatttcccttaggaaattaggtcgcctcccccactgctcgaacccttgacctcccactttaagggaatagtctggtgagagtgagtaccaattgtgccaatggaacaattggtactcactctcaccagactattcccttaaagtgggaggtcaagggttcgagcagtgggggaggcgacctaatttcctaagggaaatttgggccaaatccacttggggaaggatgcgtttgacgagaacccaaggggacaaatcctgcctggaacccgtgagggtgaagggatgttaagagctgctcacgacgccagtggaaagcccgaggtggcaagaggccaggcgagggatagccctgggccgtgagcggtaacagtgccggacccagaggaaggccgggctgttacataaaaataacctgtaaacctgtataatcccatacatgatcgacaacatgcataaaaattaaaactttccttcatacatactgtcatcaactaactcaacctgtgcatactctgaacatatacataacatagtccctctgtgggatctcatcaagccttgaaggcaaaacaacctgtgttgagttagtttacagaaacatcataacataagatcatgtatatacaagggatcaacaatacattatggtcaagcacaactctatcctcaataacctcattacataacatcctgaacatttttacatttacatcataatacatttgtcatgtccacaaactaactattacatacatatgactttttcttcttgccttctctatctatcccgtacctgcaaacctgggggttaggggagaggggtgagctagatgcccagtgagtagaactataaaaaggatatttaaaaacatgctatcatggaatgcgtcactgcacaaataaatcacaccacggatggactgattcaaaaatccctcaactccatgcccagccctattatgggcaccacaggacttcgtattgcccggccctattatgggcaccacaggtcttcgtattgcccggccctattatgggcaccacaggacttcgtatatagaaggctaatgaatcatcctaatgtccatccactatcatctatcacaacaatacaatgcggcatagtcgtgaattctaatgcaaacaacctataatatgatcatgatgcatgaagcatgataaaaacatttcatttcttaatttaaaaggttaagcttagttccactcacctctggctgactctgacaactcagtagcagctggctcactgctggggtccttggttcctcgggtccgaacctacacaggtggactccaatgagggaccaaacatacataaacatcactctaatacattccccaaaaaccccctaaaacatgctgaaaacatcacatagaaatatgcatgaaatggctgaacagggtactttcggcggcaccttcggcggccgaaagtcctggacagagacgaaactcaggtaggttcggcggcac
This genomic interval from Manihot esculenta cultivar AM560-2 chromosome 12, M.esculenta_v8, whole genome shotgun sequence contains the following:
- the LOC110627543 gene encoding uncharacterized protein LOC110627543 isoform X3, whose amino-acid sequence is MEIDKAIRECDDRRLKTKYNNAIYVIQRALTLYSIEEVAFSFNGGKDSTVLLHLLRAGYFLHKEAQNCSDRGLNCFPIRTIYFESNSAFPEINSFTYDTASRYGLQLDIISLDFKCGLESLLKANPIKAIFLGVRIGDPTAVGQEQFSPSSPGWPPFMRVNPILDWSYRDVWAFILTCKVQYCSLYDQGYTSIGSIYDTIPNSMLCINDSGCNTKFKPAYLLSDGRLERAGRVKKSSPSIPGPFSVAGDISDSVDPHKNGMLVASLIAVGDEILSGTVEDQLSTSLCRKLLSIGWSVSQTVIVQNDAPDEEFEEYLKHLIGDYCTGDRNEMALLPEGITELLHHEKLLVPMIKCQNVIILAATDSAELDKEWECLTELGKSYGLLAIGEPFISRRLTTNLSDVEIAQPLSKLCLEFPDVSIGAYRKCRRNGSLIINFKGKKRARIDLAVEALCKMFPSIAFTEVN
- the LOC110627543 gene encoding FAD synthase isoform X1 translates to MLGHMEIDKAIRECDDRRLKTKYNNAIYVIQRALTLYSIEEVAFSFNGGKDSTVLLHLLRAGYFLHKEAQNCSDRGLNCFPIRTIYFESNSAFPEINSFTYDTASRYGLQLDIISLDFKCGLESLLKANPIKAIFLGVRIGDPTAVGQEQFSPSSPGWPPFMRVNPILDWSYRDVWAFILTCKVQYCSLYDQGYTSIGSIYDTIPNSMLCINDSGCNTKFKPAYLLSDGRLERAGRVKKSSPSIPGPFSVAGDISDSVDPHKNGMLVASLIAVGDEILSGTVEDQLSTSLCRKLLSIGWSVSQTVIVQNDIDSVAEEVERHKSTNDMVFIYGGVGPLHSDVTSAGVAKAFGVRLAPDEEFEEYLKHLIGDYCTGDRNEMALLPEGITELLHHEKLLVPMIKCQNVIILAATDSAELDKEWECLTELGKSYGLLAIGEPFISRRLTTNLSDVEIAQPLSKLCLEFPDVSIGAYRKCRRNGSLIINFKGKKRARIDLAVEALCKMFPSIAFTEVN
- the LOC110627543 gene encoding FAD synthase isoform X2; the protein is MEIDKAIRECDDRRLKTKYNNAIYVIQRALTLYSIEEVAFSFNGGKDSTVLLHLLRAGYFLHKEAQNCSDRGLNCFPIRTIYFESNSAFPEINSFTYDTASRYGLQLDIISLDFKCGLESLLKANPIKAIFLGVRIGDPTAVGQEQFSPSSPGWPPFMRVNPILDWSYRDVWAFILTCKVQYCSLYDQGYTSIGSIYDTIPNSMLCINDSGCNTKFKPAYLLSDGRLERAGRVKKSSPSIPGPFSVAGDISDSVDPHKNGMLVASLIAVGDEILSGTVEDQLSTSLCRKLLSIGWSVSQTVIVQNDIDSVAEEVERHKSTNDMVFIYGGVGPLHSDVTSAGVAKAFGVRLAPDEEFEEYLKHLIGDYCTGDRNEMALLPEGITELLHHEKLLVPMIKCQNVIILAATDSAELDKEWECLTELGKSYGLLAIGEPFISRRLTTNLSDVEIAQPLSKLCLEFPDVSIGAYRKCRRNGSLIINFKGKKRARIDLAVEALCKMFPSIAFTEVN